In a single window of the Pseudogemmatithrix spongiicola genome:
- a CDS encoding ribonuclease P protein component, with product MASPDRLTRTADLTLVRREGKRVRTALLEVRVLASLLHAGATHRVGIVVPKHRHTVVERNRLKRRLRELTRAQWPALFDAMPPRDVALYALPSAYDAPFDALRTDVARLGAKVAALPVVA from the coding sequence GTGGCGTCGCCGGATCGGCTGACGCGCACGGCTGACCTCACCTTGGTCCGCCGCGAAGGGAAGCGAGTCCGAACCGCGCTGCTCGAGGTTCGGGTACTCGCTTCCCTTTTGCACGCCGGTGCCACGCACCGCGTGGGCATCGTGGTGCCGAAGCATCGGCACACGGTCGTCGAGCGCAACCGACTCAAGCGCCGCCTGCGCGAACTCACGCGGGCGCAGTGGCCCGCGCTGTTCGATGCGATGCCGCCGCGCGATGTGGCGCTCTATGCGTTGCCGAGCGCGTATGATGCGCCGTTCGACGCGCTGCGCACGGATGTCGCGCGGCTCGGCGCGAAGGTCGCGGCGCTTCCGGTGGTGGCATGA
- the rpmH gene encoding 50S ribosomal protein L34, whose protein sequence is MGKPTYRPRNKRRIKTHGFRARMETKWGREVLSRRRKKGRKRLTVKLPSKYAGV, encoded by the coding sequence ATGGGAAAGCCGACGTATCGCCCGCGCAACAAGCGTCGAATCAAGACGCATGGCTTCCGCGCGCGCATGGAGACCAAGTGGGGGCGTGAAGTGCTCAGCCGGCGCCGCAAGAAGGGGCGCAAGCGGCTGACGGTGAAGCTCCCGTCGAAGTACGCAGGCGTCTGA